Part of the Sulfurimonas sp. C5 genome, ACAATCTGTTTTTTTACCTTTAAAATTACTACATAGTTAAACTTTTATCTATAAATAAGCTCAAAACTTAGATATTTTAACATCACTTAACTTAATTTTAATTATTTTTAAGGTAAAATTTCGCACTTAAATTTCCAATGAAGGATAAAATAAATGGCAAATCACAAGTCATCAGTTAAGAGAATTCGCCAAACTATCGTTCGTACAGAGCGTAATCGTTTTTATAGAACTCGTCTTAAAAATATTGTTAAAGATGTTCGTGCTGCAATCGACGCAGGGAACAAAGAAGAAGCTGCTACTGCATTAAAAGTAGCTAACCAACAAATCCACAAATTTGTAAGCAAAGGTATTCTTAAAAAAGAAACTGCTGCTAGAAAAGTAAGCCGTCTACACAAAGCTGTAAACGCACTATAAGGCTAACTCCCTATGTTAGCAGATAAACTTACTCCGTTTATCAATCGCTATAATGAACTTAGCGACCTGCTAAGTTCACCTGATATCACTTCTGACATCAAAAAGATGACAGAGCTCTCAAAAGAACAATCTTCACTTTCACCAATAGTTGAAAAAGCAAAAGAGTATAAAGCACTTATTCAAGAGATTGCAGATTCTAAAGAGATGTTAGCTGATCCAGAAATGATGGATATGGCAAAAGAGGAGCTGCGTGAGCTTGAACCTCAAGTACCTGTTTTAGAAGAAGATATCAAAATGCTTATGCTTCCTAAAGATCCGAATGATGATAGAAATATCATTATAGAGCTTCGTGCTGGAGCTGGTGGAGATGAAGCAGCTATCTTTGTTGGAGATATGTTTAATGCATATACTCGTTATGCAGAGCTCAGAGACTGGAAAATTGAGATTATGGATACGTCAGCTTCAGAAGCTGGTGGATACAAAGAAATT contains:
- the rpsT gene encoding 30S ribosomal protein S20; this encodes MANHKSSVKRIRQTIVRTERNRFYRTRLKNIVKDVRAAIDAGNKEEAATALKVANQQIHKFVSKGILKKETAARKVSRLHKAVNAL